In one window of Mus pahari chromosome 3, PAHARI_EIJ_v1.1, whole genome shotgun sequence DNA:
- the Celf1 gene encoding CUGBP Elav-like family member 1 isoform X6, giving the protein MNGTLDHPDQPDLDAIKMFVGQVPRTWSEKDLRELFEQYGAVYEINILRDRSQNPPQSKGCCFVTFYTRKAALEAQNALHNMKVLPGMHHPIQMKPADSEKNNAVEDRKLFIGMISKKCTENDIRVMFSSFGQIEECRILRGPDGLSRGCAFVTFTTRTMAQTAIKAMHQAQTMEGCSSPMVVKFADTQKDKEQKRMAQQLQQQMQQISAASVWGNLAGLNTLGPQYLALYLQLLQQTASSGNLNTLSSLHPMGGLNAMQLQNLAALAAAASAAQNTPSGTNALTTSSSPLSVLTSSGSSPSSSSSNSVNPIASLGALQTLAGATAGLNVGSLAGMAALNGGLGSSGLSNGTGSTMEALTQAYSGIQQYAAAALPTLYNQNLLTQQSIGAAGSQKEGPEGANLFIYHLPQEFGDQDLLQMFMPFGNVVSAKVFIDKQTNLSKCFGFVSYDNPVSAQAAIQSMNGFQIGMKRLKVQLKRSKNDSKPY; this is encoded by the exons ATGAACGGCACCCTGGACCACCCAGACCAACCAGATCTTGATGCTATCAAGATGTTTGTGGGCCAGGTTCCAAGGACCTGGTCTGAGAAAGACTTGAGGGAGCTTTTTGAGCAGTATGGTGCTGTCTATGAAATCAACATCCTAAGGGATAGGAGCCAAAACCCTCCTCAGAGCAAAG GGTGCTGTTTTGTTACATTTTACACCCGTAAAGCTGCATTAGAAGCTCAGAATGCTCTCCATAACATGAAGGTCCTCCCTGGG atGCATCACCCTATACAGATGAAGCCTGCTGACAGTGAAAAGAACAACG CTGTGGAAGACAGGAAGCTCTTTATTGGTATGATTTCCAAGAAGTGTACTGAAAATGACATCCGAGTCATGTTTTCTTCGTTTGGACAGATTGAAGAGTGCCGGATACTGCGGGGACCTGATGGCTTGAGCAGAG GTTGTGCATTTGTGACTTTTACTACAAGAACCATGGCACAGACAGCTATCAAAGCAATGCACCAAGCACAAACCATGGAG GGTTGCTCATCCCCAATGGTGGTAAAGTTTGCTGACACCCAGAAggacaaagaacagaagagaatggCCCAGCAGCTCCAGCAGCAGATGCAGCAGATCAGCGCAGCATCTGTGTGGGGAAACCTGGCTGGTCTGAACACACTTGGACCCCAGTACTTAGCA CTTTATTTGCAGCTCCTACAGCAGACTGCCTCCTCTGGGAACCTCAACACCCTGAGCAGCCTCCACCCAATGGGAG GGTTAAATGCAATGCAGCTGCAGAATTTGGCTGCACTAGCTGCTGCAGCTAGTGCAGCTCAGAACACACCAAGTGGTACCAATGCTCTCACTACATCCAGCAGTCCCCTCAGCGTACTCACCAGTTCAG GGTCTTCGCCGAGCTCCAGCAGCAGTAATTCTGTCAACCCCATAGCCTCACTTGGAGCCCTGCAGACATTGGCCGGAGCAACAGCTGGCCTCAACGTTGGCTCATTGGCAG GAATGGCTGCTTTGAATGGTGGTCTGGGCAGCAGTGGCCTTTCCAATGGCACTGGGAGTACCATGGAAGCCCTTACCCAGGCGTATTCTGGTATCCAGCAATATGCTGCTGCAGCCCTCCCCACTCTGTACAACCAGAATTTATTGACTCAGCAGAGTATTGGTGCTGCTGGAAGCCAGAAGGAAG GTCCAGAAGGAGCCAACCTGTTCATCTATCACCTGCCCCAGGAGTTTGGAGACCAGGACTTACTGCAGATGTTTATGCCCTTTGGGAATGTCGTGTCGGCCAAGGTTTTCATAGACAAGCAGACAAACCTGAGCAAGTGCTTTG GTTTTGTAAGTTACGACAATCCTGTCTCAGCTCAAGCTGCCATCCAGTCCATGAACGGCTTTCAAATTGGAATGAAGAGGCTTAAAGTGCAGCTCAAACGTTCGAAGAATGATAGTAAGCCCTACTGA
- the Celf1 gene encoding CUGBP Elav-like family member 1 isoform X1 translates to MAAFKLDFLPEMMVDHCSLNSSPVSKKMNGTLDHPDQPDLDAIKMFVGQVPRTWSEKDLRELFEQYGAVYEINILRDRSQNPPQSKGCCFVTFYTRKAALEAQNALHNMKVLPGMHHPIQMKPADSEKNNAVEDRKLFIGMISKKCTENDIRVMFSSFGQIEECRILRGPDGLSRGCAFVTFTTRTMAQTAIKAMHQAQTMEGCSSPMVVKFADTQKDKEQKRMAQQLQQQMQQISAASVWGNLAGLNTLGPQYLALYLQLLQQTASSGNLNTLSSLHPMGGLNAMQLQNLAALAAAASAAQNTPSGTNALTTSSSPLSVLTSSAGSSPSSSSSNSVNPIASLGALQTLAGATAGLNVGSLAGMAALNGGLGSSGLSNGTGSTMEALTQAYSGIQQYAAAALPTLYNQNLLTQQSIGAAGSQKEGPEGANLFIYHLPQEFGDQDLLQMFMPFGNVVSAKVFIDKQTNLSKCFGFVSYDNPVSAQAAIQSMNGFQIGMKRLKVQLKRSKNDSKPY, encoded by the exons CTCAAAGAAAATGAACGGCACCCTGGACCACCCAGACCAACCAGATCTTGATGCTATCAAGATGTTTGTGGGCCAGGTTCCAAGGACCTGGTCTGAGAAAGACTTGAGGGAGCTTTTTGAGCAGTATGGTGCTGTCTATGAAATCAACATCCTAAGGGATAGGAGCCAAAACCCTCCTCAGAGCAAAG GGTGCTGTTTTGTTACATTTTACACCCGTAAAGCTGCATTAGAAGCTCAGAATGCTCTCCATAACATGAAGGTCCTCCCTGGG atGCATCACCCTATACAGATGAAGCCTGCTGACAGTGAAAAGAACAACG CTGTGGAAGACAGGAAGCTCTTTATTGGTATGATTTCCAAGAAGTGTACTGAAAATGACATCCGAGTCATGTTTTCTTCGTTTGGACAGATTGAAGAGTGCCGGATACTGCGGGGACCTGATGGCTTGAGCAGAG GTTGTGCATTTGTGACTTTTACTACAAGAACCATGGCACAGACAGCTATCAAAGCAATGCACCAAGCACAAACCATGGAG GGTTGCTCATCCCCAATGGTGGTAAAGTTTGCTGACACCCAGAAggacaaagaacagaagagaatggCCCAGCAGCTCCAGCAGCAGATGCAGCAGATCAGCGCAGCATCTGTGTGGGGAAACCTGGCTGGTCTGAACACACTTGGACCCCAGTACTTAGCA CTTTATTTGCAGCTCCTACAGCAGACTGCCTCCTCTGGGAACCTCAACACCCTGAGCAGCCTCCACCCAATGGGAG GGTTAAATGCAATGCAGCTGCAGAATTTGGCTGCACTAGCTGCTGCAGCTAGTGCAGCTCAGAACACACCAAGTGGTACCAATGCTCTCACTACATCCAGCAGTCCCCTCAGCGTACTCACCAGTTCAG CAGGGTCTTCGCCGAGCTCCAGCAGCAGTAATTCTGTCAACCCCATAGCCTCACTTGGAGCCCTGCAGACATTGGCCGGAGCAACAGCTGGCCTCAACGTTGGCTCATTGGCAG GAATGGCTGCTTTGAATGGTGGTCTGGGCAGCAGTGGCCTTTCCAATGGCACTGGGAGTACCATGGAAGCCCTTACCCAGGCGTATTCTGGTATCCAGCAATATGCTGCTGCAGCCCTCCCCACTCTGTACAACCAGAATTTATTGACTCAGCAGAGTATTGGTGCTGCTGGAAGCCAGAAGGAAG GTCCAGAAGGAGCCAACCTGTTCATCTATCACCTGCCCCAGGAGTTTGGAGACCAGGACTTACTGCAGATGTTTATGCCCTTTGGGAATGTCGTGTCGGCCAAGGTTTTCATAGACAAGCAGACAAACCTGAGCAAGTGCTTTG GTTTTGTAAGTTACGACAATCCTGTCTCAGCTCAAGCTGCCATCCAGTCCATGAACGGCTTTCAAATTGGAATGAAGAGGCTTAAAGTGCAGCTCAAACGTTCGAAGAATGATAGTAAGCCCTACTGA
- the Celf1 gene encoding CUGBP Elav-like family member 1 isoform X4, whose translation MAAFKLDFLPEMMVDHCSLNSSPVSKKMNGTLDHPDQPDLDAIKMFVGQVPRTWSEKDLRELFEQYGAVYEINILRDRSQNPPQSKGCCFVTFYTRKAALEAQNALHNMKVLPGMHHPIQMKPADSEKNNAVEDRKLFIGMISKKCTENDIRVMFSSFGQIEECRILRGPDGLSRGCAFVTFTTRTMAQTAIKAMHQAQTMEGCSSPMVVKFADTQKDKEQKRMAQQLQQQMQQISAASVWGNLAGLNTLGPQYLALLQQTASSGNLNTLSSLHPMGGLNAMQLQNLAALAAAASAAQNTPSGTNALTTSSSPLSVLTSSGSSPSSSSSNSVNPIASLGALQTLAGATAGLNVGSLAGMAALNGGLGSSGLSNGTGSTMEALTQAYSGIQQYAAAALPTLYNQNLLTQQSIGAAGSQKEGPEGANLFIYHLPQEFGDQDLLQMFMPFGNVVSAKVFIDKQTNLSKCFGFVSYDNPVSAQAAIQSMNGFQIGMKRLKVQLKRSKNDSKPY comes from the exons CTCAAAGAAAATGAACGGCACCCTGGACCACCCAGACCAACCAGATCTTGATGCTATCAAGATGTTTGTGGGCCAGGTTCCAAGGACCTGGTCTGAGAAAGACTTGAGGGAGCTTTTTGAGCAGTATGGTGCTGTCTATGAAATCAACATCCTAAGGGATAGGAGCCAAAACCCTCCTCAGAGCAAAG GGTGCTGTTTTGTTACATTTTACACCCGTAAAGCTGCATTAGAAGCTCAGAATGCTCTCCATAACATGAAGGTCCTCCCTGGG atGCATCACCCTATACAGATGAAGCCTGCTGACAGTGAAAAGAACAACG CTGTGGAAGACAGGAAGCTCTTTATTGGTATGATTTCCAAGAAGTGTACTGAAAATGACATCCGAGTCATGTTTTCTTCGTTTGGACAGATTGAAGAGTGCCGGATACTGCGGGGACCTGATGGCTTGAGCAGAG GTTGTGCATTTGTGACTTTTACTACAAGAACCATGGCACAGACAGCTATCAAAGCAATGCACCAAGCACAAACCATGGAG GGTTGCTCATCCCCAATGGTGGTAAAGTTTGCTGACACCCAGAAggacaaagaacagaagagaatggCCCAGCAGCTCCAGCAGCAGATGCAGCAGATCAGCGCAGCATCTGTGTGGGGAAACCTGGCTGGTCTGAACACACTTGGACCCCAGTACTTAGCA CTCCTACAGCAGACTGCCTCCTCTGGGAACCTCAACACCCTGAGCAGCCTCCACCCAATGGGAG GGTTAAATGCAATGCAGCTGCAGAATTTGGCTGCACTAGCTGCTGCAGCTAGTGCAGCTCAGAACACACCAAGTGGTACCAATGCTCTCACTACATCCAGCAGTCCCCTCAGCGTACTCACCAGTTCAG GGTCTTCGCCGAGCTCCAGCAGCAGTAATTCTGTCAACCCCATAGCCTCACTTGGAGCCCTGCAGACATTGGCCGGAGCAACAGCTGGCCTCAACGTTGGCTCATTGGCAG GAATGGCTGCTTTGAATGGTGGTCTGGGCAGCAGTGGCCTTTCCAATGGCACTGGGAGTACCATGGAAGCCCTTACCCAGGCGTATTCTGGTATCCAGCAATATGCTGCTGCAGCCCTCCCCACTCTGTACAACCAGAATTTATTGACTCAGCAGAGTATTGGTGCTGCTGGAAGCCAGAAGGAAG GTCCAGAAGGAGCCAACCTGTTCATCTATCACCTGCCCCAGGAGTTTGGAGACCAGGACTTACTGCAGATGTTTATGCCCTTTGGGAATGTCGTGTCGGCCAAGGTTTTCATAGACAAGCAGACAAACCTGAGCAAGTGCTTTG GTTTTGTAAGTTACGACAATCCTGTCTCAGCTCAAGCTGCCATCCAGTCCATGAACGGCTTTCAAATTGGAATGAAGAGGCTTAAAGTGCAGCTCAAACGTTCGAAGAATGATAGTAAGCCCTACTGA
- the Celf1 gene encoding CUGBP Elav-like family member 1 isoform X2 — protein sequence MAAFKLDFLPEMMVDHCSLNSSPVSKKMNGTLDHPDQPDLDAIKMFVGQVPRTWSEKDLRELFEQYGAVYEINILRDRSQNPPQSKGCCFVTFYTRKAALEAQNALHNMKVLPGMHHPIQMKPADSEKNNAVEDRKLFIGMISKKCTENDIRVMFSSFGQIEECRILRGPDGLSRGCAFVTFTTRTMAQTAIKAMHQAQTMEGCSSPMVVKFADTQKDKEQKRMAQQLQQQMQQISAASVWGNLAGLNTLGPQYLALYLQLLQQTASSGNLNTLSSLHPMGGLNAMQLQNLAALAAAASAAQNTPSGTNALTTSSSPLSVLTSSGSSPSSSSSNSVNPIASLGALQTLAGATAGLNVGSLAGMAALNGGLGSSGLSNGTGSTMEALTQAYSGIQQYAAAALPTLYNQNLLTQQSIGAAGSQKEGPEGANLFIYHLPQEFGDQDLLQMFMPFGNVVSAKVFIDKQTNLSKCFGFVSYDNPVSAQAAIQSMNGFQIGMKRLKVQLKRSKNDSKPY from the exons CTCAAAGAAAATGAACGGCACCCTGGACCACCCAGACCAACCAGATCTTGATGCTATCAAGATGTTTGTGGGCCAGGTTCCAAGGACCTGGTCTGAGAAAGACTTGAGGGAGCTTTTTGAGCAGTATGGTGCTGTCTATGAAATCAACATCCTAAGGGATAGGAGCCAAAACCCTCCTCAGAGCAAAG GGTGCTGTTTTGTTACATTTTACACCCGTAAAGCTGCATTAGAAGCTCAGAATGCTCTCCATAACATGAAGGTCCTCCCTGGG atGCATCACCCTATACAGATGAAGCCTGCTGACAGTGAAAAGAACAACG CTGTGGAAGACAGGAAGCTCTTTATTGGTATGATTTCCAAGAAGTGTACTGAAAATGACATCCGAGTCATGTTTTCTTCGTTTGGACAGATTGAAGAGTGCCGGATACTGCGGGGACCTGATGGCTTGAGCAGAG GTTGTGCATTTGTGACTTTTACTACAAGAACCATGGCACAGACAGCTATCAAAGCAATGCACCAAGCACAAACCATGGAG GGTTGCTCATCCCCAATGGTGGTAAAGTTTGCTGACACCCAGAAggacaaagaacagaagagaatggCCCAGCAGCTCCAGCAGCAGATGCAGCAGATCAGCGCAGCATCTGTGTGGGGAAACCTGGCTGGTCTGAACACACTTGGACCCCAGTACTTAGCA CTTTATTTGCAGCTCCTACAGCAGACTGCCTCCTCTGGGAACCTCAACACCCTGAGCAGCCTCCACCCAATGGGAG GGTTAAATGCAATGCAGCTGCAGAATTTGGCTGCACTAGCTGCTGCAGCTAGTGCAGCTCAGAACACACCAAGTGGTACCAATGCTCTCACTACATCCAGCAGTCCCCTCAGCGTACTCACCAGTTCAG GGTCTTCGCCGAGCTCCAGCAGCAGTAATTCTGTCAACCCCATAGCCTCACTTGGAGCCCTGCAGACATTGGCCGGAGCAACAGCTGGCCTCAACGTTGGCTCATTGGCAG GAATGGCTGCTTTGAATGGTGGTCTGGGCAGCAGTGGCCTTTCCAATGGCACTGGGAGTACCATGGAAGCCCTTACCCAGGCGTATTCTGGTATCCAGCAATATGCTGCTGCAGCCCTCCCCACTCTGTACAACCAGAATTTATTGACTCAGCAGAGTATTGGTGCTGCTGGAAGCCAGAAGGAAG GTCCAGAAGGAGCCAACCTGTTCATCTATCACCTGCCCCAGGAGTTTGGAGACCAGGACTTACTGCAGATGTTTATGCCCTTTGGGAATGTCGTGTCGGCCAAGGTTTTCATAGACAAGCAGACAAACCTGAGCAAGTGCTTTG GTTTTGTAAGTTACGACAATCCTGTCTCAGCTCAAGCTGCCATCCAGTCCATGAACGGCTTTCAAATTGGAATGAAGAGGCTTAAAGTGCAGCTCAAACGTTCGAAGAATGATAGTAAGCCCTACTGA
- the Celf1 gene encoding CUGBP Elav-like family member 1 isoform X5, with protein sequence MNGTLDHPDQPDLDAIKMFVGQVPRTWSEKDLRELFEQYGAVYEINILRDRSQNPPQSKGCCFVTFYTRKAALEAQNALHNMKVLPGMHHPIQMKPADSEKNNAVEDRKLFIGMISKKCTENDIRVMFSSFGQIEECRILRGPDGLSRGCAFVTFTTRTMAQTAIKAMHQAQTMEGCSSPMVVKFADTQKDKEQKRMAQQLQQQMQQISAASVWGNLAGLNTLGPQYLALYLQLLQQTASSGNLNTLSSLHPMGGLNAMQLQNLAALAAAASAAQNTPSGTNALTTSSSPLSVLTSSAGSSPSSSSSNSVNPIASLGALQTLAGATAGLNVGSLAGMAALNGGLGSSGLSNGTGSTMEALTQAYSGIQQYAAAALPTLYNQNLLTQQSIGAAGSQKEGPEGANLFIYHLPQEFGDQDLLQMFMPFGNVVSAKVFIDKQTNLSKCFGFVSYDNPVSAQAAIQSMNGFQIGMKRLKVQLKRSKNDSKPY encoded by the exons ATGAACGGCACCCTGGACCACCCAGACCAACCAGATCTTGATGCTATCAAGATGTTTGTGGGCCAGGTTCCAAGGACCTGGTCTGAGAAAGACTTGAGGGAGCTTTTTGAGCAGTATGGTGCTGTCTATGAAATCAACATCCTAAGGGATAGGAGCCAAAACCCTCCTCAGAGCAAAG GGTGCTGTTTTGTTACATTTTACACCCGTAAAGCTGCATTAGAAGCTCAGAATGCTCTCCATAACATGAAGGTCCTCCCTGGG atGCATCACCCTATACAGATGAAGCCTGCTGACAGTGAAAAGAACAACG CTGTGGAAGACAGGAAGCTCTTTATTGGTATGATTTCCAAGAAGTGTACTGAAAATGACATCCGAGTCATGTTTTCTTCGTTTGGACAGATTGAAGAGTGCCGGATACTGCGGGGACCTGATGGCTTGAGCAGAG GTTGTGCATTTGTGACTTTTACTACAAGAACCATGGCACAGACAGCTATCAAAGCAATGCACCAAGCACAAACCATGGAG GGTTGCTCATCCCCAATGGTGGTAAAGTTTGCTGACACCCAGAAggacaaagaacagaagagaatggCCCAGCAGCTCCAGCAGCAGATGCAGCAGATCAGCGCAGCATCTGTGTGGGGAAACCTGGCTGGTCTGAACACACTTGGACCCCAGTACTTAGCA CTTTATTTGCAGCTCCTACAGCAGACTGCCTCCTCTGGGAACCTCAACACCCTGAGCAGCCTCCACCCAATGGGAG GGTTAAATGCAATGCAGCTGCAGAATTTGGCTGCACTAGCTGCTGCAGCTAGTGCAGCTCAGAACACACCAAGTGGTACCAATGCTCTCACTACATCCAGCAGTCCCCTCAGCGTACTCACCAGTTCAG CAGGGTCTTCGCCGAGCTCCAGCAGCAGTAATTCTGTCAACCCCATAGCCTCACTTGGAGCCCTGCAGACATTGGCCGGAGCAACAGCTGGCCTCAACGTTGGCTCATTGGCAG GAATGGCTGCTTTGAATGGTGGTCTGGGCAGCAGTGGCCTTTCCAATGGCACTGGGAGTACCATGGAAGCCCTTACCCAGGCGTATTCTGGTATCCAGCAATATGCTGCTGCAGCCCTCCCCACTCTGTACAACCAGAATTTATTGACTCAGCAGAGTATTGGTGCTGCTGGAAGCCAGAAGGAAG GTCCAGAAGGAGCCAACCTGTTCATCTATCACCTGCCCCAGGAGTTTGGAGACCAGGACTTACTGCAGATGTTTATGCCCTTTGGGAATGTCGTGTCGGCCAAGGTTTTCATAGACAAGCAGACAAACCTGAGCAAGTGCTTTG GTTTTGTAAGTTACGACAATCCTGTCTCAGCTCAAGCTGCCATCCAGTCCATGAACGGCTTTCAAATTGGAATGAAGAGGCTTAAAGTGCAGCTCAAACGTTCGAAGAATGATAGTAAGCCCTACTGA
- the Celf1 gene encoding CUGBP Elav-like family member 1 isoform X3, producing the protein MAAFKLDFLPEMMVDHCSLNSSPVSKKMNGTLDHPDQPDLDAIKMFVGQVPRTWSEKDLRELFEQYGAVYEINILRDRSQNPPQSKGCCFVTFYTRKAALEAQNALHNMKVLPGMHHPIQMKPADSEKNNAVEDRKLFIGMISKKCTENDIRVMFSSFGQIEECRILRGPDGLSRGCAFVTFTTRTMAQTAIKAMHQAQTMEGCSSPMVVKFADTQKDKEQKRMAQQLQQQMQQISAASVWGNLAGLNTLGPQYLALLQQTASSGNLNTLSSLHPMGGLNAMQLQNLAALAAAASAAQNTPSGTNALTTSSSPLSVLTSSAGSSPSSSSSNSVNPIASLGALQTLAGATAGLNVGSLAGMAALNGGLGSSGLSNGTGSTMEALTQAYSGIQQYAAAALPTLYNQNLLTQQSIGAAGSQKEGPEGANLFIYHLPQEFGDQDLLQMFMPFGNVVSAKVFIDKQTNLSKCFGFVSYDNPVSAQAAIQSMNGFQIGMKRLKVQLKRSKNDSKPY; encoded by the exons CTCAAAGAAAATGAACGGCACCCTGGACCACCCAGACCAACCAGATCTTGATGCTATCAAGATGTTTGTGGGCCAGGTTCCAAGGACCTGGTCTGAGAAAGACTTGAGGGAGCTTTTTGAGCAGTATGGTGCTGTCTATGAAATCAACATCCTAAGGGATAGGAGCCAAAACCCTCCTCAGAGCAAAG GGTGCTGTTTTGTTACATTTTACACCCGTAAAGCTGCATTAGAAGCTCAGAATGCTCTCCATAACATGAAGGTCCTCCCTGGG atGCATCACCCTATACAGATGAAGCCTGCTGACAGTGAAAAGAACAACG CTGTGGAAGACAGGAAGCTCTTTATTGGTATGATTTCCAAGAAGTGTACTGAAAATGACATCCGAGTCATGTTTTCTTCGTTTGGACAGATTGAAGAGTGCCGGATACTGCGGGGACCTGATGGCTTGAGCAGAG GTTGTGCATTTGTGACTTTTACTACAAGAACCATGGCACAGACAGCTATCAAAGCAATGCACCAAGCACAAACCATGGAG GGTTGCTCATCCCCAATGGTGGTAAAGTTTGCTGACACCCAGAAggacaaagaacagaagagaatggCCCAGCAGCTCCAGCAGCAGATGCAGCAGATCAGCGCAGCATCTGTGTGGGGAAACCTGGCTGGTCTGAACACACTTGGACCCCAGTACTTAGCA CTCCTACAGCAGACTGCCTCCTCTGGGAACCTCAACACCCTGAGCAGCCTCCACCCAATGGGAG GGTTAAATGCAATGCAGCTGCAGAATTTGGCTGCACTAGCTGCTGCAGCTAGTGCAGCTCAGAACACACCAAGTGGTACCAATGCTCTCACTACATCCAGCAGTCCCCTCAGCGTACTCACCAGTTCAG CAGGGTCTTCGCCGAGCTCCAGCAGCAGTAATTCTGTCAACCCCATAGCCTCACTTGGAGCCCTGCAGACATTGGCCGGAGCAACAGCTGGCCTCAACGTTGGCTCATTGGCAG GAATGGCTGCTTTGAATGGTGGTCTGGGCAGCAGTGGCCTTTCCAATGGCACTGGGAGTACCATGGAAGCCCTTACCCAGGCGTATTCTGGTATCCAGCAATATGCTGCTGCAGCCCTCCCCACTCTGTACAACCAGAATTTATTGACTCAGCAGAGTATTGGTGCTGCTGGAAGCCAGAAGGAAG GTCCAGAAGGAGCCAACCTGTTCATCTATCACCTGCCCCAGGAGTTTGGAGACCAGGACTTACTGCAGATGTTTATGCCCTTTGGGAATGTCGTGTCGGCCAAGGTTTTCATAGACAAGCAGACAAACCTGAGCAAGTGCTTTG GTTTTGTAAGTTACGACAATCCTGTCTCAGCTCAAGCTGCCATCCAGTCCATGAACGGCTTTCAAATTGGAATGAAGAGGCTTAAAGTGCAGCTCAAACGTTCGAAGAATGATAGTAAGCCCTACTGA